From Nonlabens sp. Ci31, the proteins below share one genomic window:
- a CDS encoding methylmalonyl-CoA mutase family protein, producing the protein MQDQTPYIPVNKVRIVTAASLFDGHDAAINIMRRIIQSTGCEVIHLGHDRSVEEVVNTAIQEDANGIALTSYQGGHNEYFKYMRDLLVEKGAGHIKIFGGGGGVILPSEIKELMDYGITRIYAPDDGRAMGLQGMINDLVQQCDVAVPAFAKAKLNGELLVNHVPTIARLISLAENRHEDFVKHFAQAEKTEKQAPVLGITGTGGSGKSSLVDELIRRFLVDFPDKNIGVVSVDPSKRKTGGALLGDRIRMNAINNDRVYMRSLATRRSNLALSKHVQEAVDVLKAANYDLIILETSGIGQSDTEILDHSDVSLYVMTPEFGAATQLEKIDMLDFADVVAINKFDKRGSLDALRDVKKQYQRNHNLWHDDPSTLPVYGTIASQFNDPGMNALYEVLMAEVTKKTGVDLSSINELNKAQSEKIFVIPPSRTRYLSEIAESNRAYDNTSDAQSKVAQKLYGVYQTINTLLDQNENASSSESRERLITEKGLNEEYIISQTLADDANFMDLLIAQFDKSLKDLDPYNWEVITGWDEKVNKYKQPIYEFQVRDKVIKIETHTESLSHKMIPKVALPKYSAWGDILKWCLQENVPGEFPYTAGLYPFKRTGEDPTRMFAGEGGPERTNKRFHYVSLGMPAKRLSTAFDSVTLYGNDPGLRPDVYGKIGNAGVSICCLDDAKKLYSGFDLSHAMTSVSMTINGPAPMLLGFFMNAAIDQNCERFITENELGDQVEAKLKEVYDDNKVERPSYLNAEGDKVYSKNGQVDVSKLPEGNDGLGLMLLGLTGDQILEPTDYARIKAETLAQVRGTVQADILKEDQAQNTCIFSTEFALRLMGDVQQYFIEEKVRNFYSVSISGYHIAEAGANPITQLAFTLANGFTYVEYYLSRGMDINKFGPNLSFFFSNGVDPEYSVIGRVARKIWSKALKHKYGANSRAQMLKYHIQTSGRSLHAQEIDFNDIRTTLQALYAINDNCNSLHTNAYDEAITTPTEESVRRAMAIQLIINKELGLAKNENPIQGAFIIEELTDMVETAVLEEFDRITERGGVLGAMETMYQRSMIQEESMHYEMLKHTGEFPIIGVNTFLSSKGSPTVLPAEVIRATEEEKQAQIATKNNLHAAHAKAQQEQLSRIQDAAVQQGNIFEHLMEATKICTLGQITEALFEVGGQYRRNM; encoded by the coding sequence ATGCAAGATCAAACACCCTATATTCCCGTAAATAAAGTACGTATCGTAACGGCTGCCAGCCTTTTTGACGGTCATGATGCTGCGATTAATATCATGCGACGCATCATACAATCTACCGGTTGTGAAGTGATTCATTTGGGTCACGATAGAAGCGTAGAAGAAGTGGTGAACACTGCTATTCAAGAAGATGCAAACGGTATAGCTCTAACTTCTTATCAAGGTGGTCACAATGAGTATTTTAAATACATGCGTGATTTATTGGTAGAAAAAGGCGCTGGGCACATCAAGATTTTTGGTGGTGGTGGTGGCGTGATTCTCCCATCAGAAATTAAAGAACTGATGGATTATGGCATTACTCGTATCTATGCACCAGATGATGGACGCGCTATGGGATTGCAGGGAATGATCAATGATTTGGTGCAGCAATGTGATGTTGCTGTTCCCGCTTTCGCGAAAGCGAAATTAAACGGAGAACTACTCGTAAATCATGTTCCTACCATAGCAAGATTGATCTCTCTAGCCGAAAATAGGCATGAAGATTTTGTAAAACACTTTGCACAAGCAGAGAAAACAGAAAAACAAGCGCCAGTACTAGGGATAACAGGGACTGGTGGCTCTGGAAAATCATCCTTAGTAGACGAATTGATCCGTAGATTTTTAGTCGATTTCCCAGATAAAAATATAGGGGTTGTATCAGTAGATCCATCAAAACGTAAAACTGGTGGCGCACTTTTAGGAGACAGAATACGCATGAATGCCATCAATAACGATCGCGTTTACATGAGGTCACTAGCAACGAGAAGGTCCAACCTGGCGCTTTCTAAACATGTGCAAGAAGCGGTGGACGTTTTAAAAGCAGCCAACTATGATTTAATTATTTTAGAAACCAGCGGAATAGGGCAGAGCGACACAGAAATTCTAGACCACAGCGATGTTTCTTTATATGTAATGACACCAGAATTTGGTGCGGCGACACAGTTGGAAAAAATTGACATGCTGGACTTTGCTGATGTGGTAGCGATTAATAAATTTGACAAGCGCGGTTCTTTAGACGCACTACGAGATGTAAAAAAACAATACCAGCGCAATCATAATTTATGGCATGACGATCCCAGCACACTTCCAGTTTACGGAACGATTGCTAGCCAGTTCAATGATCCTGGAATGAATGCTTTGTACGAGGTATTAATGGCTGAGGTTACTAAGAAAACAGGTGTGGATTTAAGTTCTATAAATGAACTCAACAAAGCACAAAGTGAGAAGATATTTGTGATCCCACCATCGCGTACTCGTTATTTAAGTGAAATTGCCGAAAGCAACCGAGCCTACGATAACACGTCAGACGCACAATCTAAAGTGGCCCAGAAATTATATGGGGTTTATCAAACAATCAATACCTTACTAGACCAAAACGAGAATGCTAGTTCGAGCGAGAGTCGAGAACGTTTAATTACAGAAAAAGGATTAAATGAAGAATACATCATCTCACAAACACTTGCAGATGATGCAAATTTTATGGATCTCTTAATCGCTCAATTCGACAAATCATTAAAAGATCTCGATCCTTATAACTGGGAAGTTATAACGGGTTGGGATGAAAAAGTAAATAAGTACAAGCAACCCATTTATGAGTTTCAAGTACGTGATAAAGTCATCAAGATTGAAACACATACCGAATCACTTTCTCATAAGATGATTCCTAAAGTTGCTTTGCCTAAATACAGTGCTTGGGGCGATATCTTAAAATGGTGTTTGCAGGAAAATGTACCTGGTGAGTTCCCATATACTGCAGGATTGTATCCATTTAAAAGAACGGGAGAAGATCCTACTAGAATGTTTGCCGGTGAAGGTGGACCAGAACGTACGAACAAGCGATTCCATTACGTAAGTTTGGGAATGCCTGCAAAACGTTTGAGTACCGCTTTTGACAGTGTGACCTTATACGGTAACGATCCAGGATTGCGACCAGATGTTTATGGGAAAATCGGTAACGCTGGAGTGAGTATTTGCTGCTTGGATGATGCTAAAAAATTGTATTCTGGATTTGATTTGTCGCATGCTATGACATCGGTGTCTATGACCATTAATGGTCCTGCCCCTATGCTATTAGGATTCTTTATGAATGCCGCTATTGATCAAAATTGTGAACGATTCATTACTGAAAATGAATTAGGCGATCAAGTAGAGGCAAAGCTTAAAGAAGTTTATGACGATAATAAAGTAGAACGTCCTTCTTATTTAAACGCTGAAGGCGATAAAGTGTATTCTAAAAACGGTCAGGTAGATGTCAGCAAATTACCTGAAGGAAATGATGGTTTAGGTTTGATGCTTTTAGGTCTTACAGGAGATCAAATCCTTGAACCAACAGACTATGCCCGTATCAAAGCCGAAACACTCGCACAGGTACGTGGAACTGTACAAGCTGATATCTTAAAGGAAGACCAAGCACAAAACACGTGTATTTTCTCAACCGAATTTGCCCTTAGATTAATGGGTGATGTACAGCAGTATTTTATTGAAGAAAAAGTACGTAACTTTTATAGTGTGTCCATCTCTGGATATCACATTGCAGAGGCAGGAGCAAACCCGATTACGCAATTGGCTTTTACACTAGCAAACGGATTCACTTATGTAGAATACTACTTGAGCCGCGGTATGGATATCAACAAATTTGGTCCTAACCTAAGTTTCTTCTTTTCCAACGGTGTCGATCCAGAGTATTCTGTTATCGGTCGTGTGGCTAGAAAAATTTGGTCTAAAGCGTTAAAGCATAAATACGGAGCCAATTCTCGTGCACAAATGTTGAAATACCACATTCAAACCAGTGGTCGCTCCCTACATGCACAAGAGATAGATTTTAATGATATACGTACCACGTTACAAGCGCTTTATGCAATTAACGACAACTGTAATTCACTGCATACCAATGCTTATGACGAAGCCATTACCACACCTACAGAAGAATCTGTAAGACGTGCTATGGCGATTCAGCTCATTATCAATAAAGAATTGGGATTGGCTAAAAATGAGAATCCTATTCAAGGAGCTTTTATTATAGAAGAGTTAACCGATATGGTAGAAACGGCTGTCCTAGAAGAATTTGATCGCATTACAGAGCGGGGTGGCGTTTTAGGCGCGATGGAAACCATGTACCAGCGCAGTATGATTCAAGAAGAATCCATGCACTACGAGATGTTAAAACACACAGGCGAATTTCCAATCATAGGGGTGAATACCTTCCTAAGTTCCAAAGGAAGTCCAACTGTTTTACCTGCTGAGGTGATTAGAGCAACGGAAGAAGAGAAGCAAGCTCAAATTGCAACTAAGAATAATTTACATGCCGCTCACGCGAAAGCGCAACAAGAACAACTTTCTAGAATCCAAGATGCAGCTGTGCAACAAGGCAATATTTTTGAGCATTTGATGGAAGCGACAAAGATTTGTACACTAGGACAGATCACAGAGGCGTTGTTTGAAGTAGGTGGGCAATACCGCCGAAACATGTAA
- a CDS encoding T9SS type A sorting domain-containing protein, which produces MTTASTGEATDSSIRLYPNPAHKFIKITANNPIKSVSITEMHGRMISQTQFTGISNEQRVELAQLVSGIYFVTVKSDVGEKVEKLIVH; this is translated from the coding sequence ATGACCACAGCAAGCACAGGAGAAGCAACAGACAGCAGCATCAGGCTTTATCCTAATCCCGCTCATAAGTTCATCAAGATCACGGCAAACAATCCTATAAAAAGCGTCAGCATCACAGAAATGCATGGTAGAATGATTTCGCAAACGCAGTTTACAGGAATTTCTAACGAGCAGCGTGTGGAATTAGCACAACTGGTTTCTGGTATTTACTTTGTGACTGTTAAAAGTGACGTAGGAGAGAAGGTGGAGAAGTTGATCGTGCACTAG
- the crcB gene encoding fluoride efflux transporter CrcB, with protein sequence MKALLLVFLGGGLGSSLRFYFSLIENSTSLKWIPTISVNILGCLLLGGFLAAYQKEQLAHHWYILLGVGFCGGLTTFSTFSAELFLLLKNNAYYSAILYLVLSVVLGIIAAGLSYLMVEKWIA encoded by the coding sequence ATGAAAGCATTATTACTTGTTTTTTTAGGCGGTGGCTTAGGCAGCAGTCTGCGATTTTATTTTTCTCTTATAGAAAATAGTACCAGTCTTAAATGGATCCCTACCATTAGCGTCAACATTTTGGGATGCTTATTATTAGGTGGCTTTCTAGCAGCTTATCAAAAAGAACAACTCGCTCATCATTGGTATATTTTACTAGGAGTCGGTTTTTGTGGCGGTCTAACTACTTTTTCCACCTTTAGTGCAGAGCTTTTCTTATTGCTTAAAAACAACGCTTATTATTCTGCCATTCTATACCTCGTATTGAGTGTCGTATTAGGAATTATTGCAGCTGGACTGAGCTACTTGATGGTAGAAAAATGGATAGCCTAA
- a CDS encoding SRPBCC family protein produces the protein MKAIKYIIILLLIFTIGGAVYFSLKDGKYDITQTRVIDAPASVIYKQIEDFKQWENWNPWLKEEEITSTMGTQTQGVDGNYSFTDDNGNGKVTITGVEPNKSLTMNMFYDNGITSSNSDVVIGLEQVENGTQVTWNMKGEQGLVDKAIATIFGIKMEEEIKPKYKNGLENLDDVVTKSMTVNSSYVDGIIETGGGYFLYMSSSSKKENFQELKTQMLQNIMSYMQRNKIDMYGMPRIIYEKINTFNDNMIFSAAIPVQNREITATDSNILCSYQEPGKAVKVTLKGAYSNIDEARKKGEEFIDQNGLLRSEEAPYEIYKTDPMLTPNPADYLTEIYLPIQ, from the coding sequence ATGAAAGCTATCAAATACATTATCATTCTACTACTCATCTTTACCATTGGAGGTGCTGTATATTTTTCACTTAAAGACGGTAAATACGATATTACCCAAACTCGCGTCATAGATGCACCAGCCTCTGTGATATACAAGCAAATAGAGGATTTTAAACAATGGGAGAACTGGAATCCATGGCTAAAAGAGGAAGAAATTACTTCGACTATGGGAACACAAACCCAAGGTGTAGATGGGAATTATTCTTTTACTGATGACAATGGAAATGGGAAAGTGACCATCACAGGTGTGGAACCCAATAAATCCTTGACAATGAATATGTTTTACGATAACGGCATCACCAGTTCTAATAGTGATGTGGTAATAGGTTTAGAACAAGTAGAAAATGGCACTCAAGTGACTTGGAATATGAAAGGCGAGCAAGGCCTTGTAGACAAGGCTATAGCAACGATTTTCGGTATTAAAATGGAAGAAGAAATCAAGCCTAAATATAAAAATGGCCTTGAAAATTTAGATGATGTGGTGACAAAAAGTATGACCGTAAATTCATCATACGTAGACGGTATCATAGAAACTGGGGGCGGTTATTTCTTATATATGTCCTCTAGTTCAAAAAAAGAAAACTTTCAAGAATTAAAGACTCAAATGCTTCAAAACATCATGTCCTATATGCAGCGCAACAAAATAGATATGTACGGCATGCCTCGTATTATCTATGAGAAAATAAACACCTTTAACGATAATATGATTTTTTCTGCAGCAATACCCGTTCAAAATAGAGAAATCACCGCTACCGATAGCAACATATTGTGTAGCTATCAGGAACCTGGGAAAGCGGTAAAGGTGACTTTGAAAGGAGCTTATAGCAACATCGATGAAGCTAGGAAAAAAGGGGAAGAGTTTATTGATCAAAACGGATTGTTAAGATCTGAAGAAGCACCTTATGAAATTTATAAAACAGACCCGATGCTAACTCCTAATCCAGCCGATTATCTGACAGAAATATACTTACCTATTCAATAA
- a CDS encoding response regulator transcription factor: MINLLIAEDHESLMDGLELLFQFDEEIKIIGKAKDGKELLELLIHKKPDVLLTDVSMPRMNGVELCDKVIKNYPDVKVIAFSMFENEEAIKDMIKAGAQGYILKRRSLEEVRKAIISVHGGERYFDPSIDLASIENFEKSKTKTILSPSEREILKLIAQGKSSSEIAAERFTAVSTIAKHRKNMIQKLGLQGKGELMRYALSQYKYYK, from the coding sequence ATGATCAACCTACTAATAGCTGAAGACCACGAGTCTCTGATGGATGGATTGGAATTGTTATTTCAATTTGATGAAGAAATAAAAATTATCGGAAAAGCAAAAGACGGTAAGGAACTACTAGAACTATTGATTCATAAAAAACCTGATGTGTTGCTTACGGATGTTAGTATGCCACGTATGAACGGAGTAGAATTGTGTGATAAAGTCATCAAAAATTACCCTGATGTGAAAGTCATCGCTTTTTCTATGTTTGAAAATGAAGAAGCCATTAAAGACATGATTAAAGCTGGTGCGCAAGGCTATATTTTAAAAAGAAGATCATTAGAAGAAGTTCGGAAAGCTATTATAAGTGTTCACGGTGGAGAGCGCTATTTTGATCCCTCTATTGATCTGGCATCCATAGAAAACTTTGAAAAATCAAAAACTAAAACCATTCTTTCGCCTAGTGAGCGCGAGATACTCAAATTAATCGCTCAAGGAAAAAGCTCCTCTGAAATCGCCGCAGAACGCTTTACTGCGGTAAGCACCATTGCAAAACACCGCAAGAATATGATTCAGAAACTAGGACTTCAAGGAAAAGGAGAGTTAATGCGCTATGCATTATCACAGTATAAGTATTATAAATAA
- a CDS encoding sensor histidine kinase, with translation MFLLLTSNVWSQSYTKSDAVKQLLADKDFSSAYDILIHMDSLNFNDKEKAFLKFDFAKVCLALDKHELAYSNALQAKSIFSSINDLESLFDINKLLLDVLGVLQKPTTAKQAIVAENCSIANLLNDVEKQIYCYGKKALIAIDQKNFQEAVLLFQSIDQLARRENKKDLVIKNLSNIGVAHYLNGNYDSTFHYYKQKEELLKKNNDIDELAYLYNNFGQLYNQLEDYPNAINHFNKALELELTKESKSTRLIFIENIATSYANNGDFEEASKSYAELNTLRDELEPNQLMSVIQELETKYQTAEKEKNLLISETKSQKRLSTIYFITTAAIALLLLSGLFYNNQRKRKLLAQKEHELEKRRADAVLKNQELATIDAMISGQEKERKKLAEELHDHLGSSLTTVKLYFENLKSNVKDKQGLEVYYRTEKILDDTYETIRSMSHTRNNGVLASKGLIPSVESLAYKISSSGELHVNVIHHGLDKKLESSLELVIFRTVQELLSNVVKHAKATECFVNLTSYEDNLNIMVEDNGIGFNATHLIENDGMGLHSIEKRIEHLEGSFEIDSHLGRGTTINIDIPYYDQPTNS, from the coding sequence ATGTTTTTACTATTGACAAGTAACGTATGGAGCCAGTCCTATACCAAGAGTGATGCTGTCAAACAGTTGTTAGCAGATAAAGATTTTAGCAGTGCTTATGATATTTTAATCCATATGGATTCTTTGAATTTTAATGATAAAGAAAAAGCCTTTTTAAAATTTGATTTTGCAAAAGTGTGTTTAGCTTTAGATAAACACGAACTAGCCTATTCCAATGCACTTCAAGCAAAATCTATATTTTCTTCGATCAATGATTTAGAATCCTTATTTGATATTAATAAATTACTCTTAGATGTTTTAGGTGTTTTACAAAAACCTACCACAGCTAAACAAGCAATTGTAGCAGAAAATTGCTCCATAGCAAATTTATTAAATGATGTTGAAAAGCAAATTTACTGTTATGGTAAAAAAGCATTGATAGCGATCGATCAGAAAAATTTTCAGGAAGCCGTACTTTTATTTCAATCTATAGATCAACTGGCTAGAAGAGAAAATAAAAAGGATCTTGTCATAAAAAATTTGTCTAATATAGGAGTAGCTCATTACCTCAACGGTAATTACGATAGCACTTTCCATTATTACAAACAAAAAGAAGAGTTGCTAAAAAAGAATAACGACATTGACGAGCTCGCATATCTTTATAATAATTTCGGTCAATTGTACAACCAGCTGGAAGATTATCCCAATGCCATAAACCATTTCAATAAAGCACTAGAGCTGGAACTTACCAAAGAGTCGAAATCTACTCGCTTGATATTTATTGAAAACATAGCCACTTCTTATGCTAATAATGGAGATTTTGAAGAGGCATCTAAAAGTTATGCAGAGTTGAATACATTAAGGGATGAATTAGAACCCAACCAATTGATGAGTGTTATTCAAGAATTGGAAACCAAGTATCAAACAGCAGAAAAAGAAAAAAATCTTTTAATCTCTGAAACTAAAAGTCAAAAGAGACTTTCCACTATTTACTTTATTACCACAGCAGCAATAGCTTTATTGCTCCTAAGTGGATTATTCTACAACAATCAACGCAAGAGAAAACTACTGGCCCAAAAAGAACACGAATTAGAAAAAAGACGAGCAGATGCGGTTCTAAAAAACCAAGAACTGGCCACTATAGATGCAATGATATCCGGTCAGGAAAAAGAACGAAAAAAACTGGCTGAAGAACTCCATGACCACCTGGGAAGTTCCTTGACCACCGTAAAATTATATTTTGAAAACCTGAAGTCCAACGTAAAGGATAAACAAGGTCTAGAAGTATATTACCGTACTGAAAAAATACTGGATGACACCTATGAAACTATAAGATCCATGTCCCATACAAGGAACAACGGCGTGTTAGCTAGTAAAGGTCTTATTCCCTCTGTAGAATCATTAGCGTATAAAATATCAAGCAGTGGTGAGTTACATGTAAATGTGATACATCACGGACTTGATAAAAAATTAGAAAGCAGTTTAGAACTTGTCATTTTTAGAACCGTACAAGAATTATTGAGTAACGTAGTAAAACATGCTAAAGCCACAGAATGTTTCGTTAATCTCACTTCCTATGAAGATAACCTTAATATTATGGTAGAAGATAATGGTATAGGGTTTAACGCCACTCATCTAATAGAAAATGACGGTATGGGTTTACATAGTATTGAAAAACGCATTGAACATCTAGAGGGGAGTTTTGAAATAGATTCTCATCTGGGAAGAGGCACTACCATAAACATAGATATTCCATATTATGATCAACCTACTAATAGCTGA
- a CDS encoding M28 family peptidase, translating into MRIIIIALLLSVNAIAQVPTDHQMDLYNIIDEVSATRIEKDVRKLAGFGTRNTFSDTISNTKGIGAARRWIKAEFDKISADCGGCLEVFYQKDYVTKKMGSRIPKDAWVVNVVAIQRGSKNPNHMVMMSGDIDSRASDTMDFTTDAPGANDNASGMAGTIEAARVLSKRKFKNSIVYVGLSGEEQGLFGGKGLAEYAQKKGWNVIGFLNNDMIGNITGVDGVTDNREFRIFSEPTDPTETERQRNGRRFYGGEVDGISRQLARYIHKSVSHYMPEMKPMMVYRLDRFGRGGHHRPFADLGFPGIRIMEAHENYTQQHQDIRTEDGINYGDVVEHVNFPYAKKLTAVNAINLAQLGWAPTRPQNVRIGGIVEADVKLKWDQVKEAVGYKIYWRDTTSPTWDHSRYVGDISEFTLKGIVIDNSFFGVAAVGKDGVESMVSFPSGVFR; encoded by the coding sequence ATGAGAATTATAATAATAGCCTTATTATTAAGCGTTAATGCAATTGCACAAGTACCTACAGATCACCAGATGGATCTTTACAACATCATTGATGAAGTCAGTGCAACTCGTATTGAAAAAGATGTGAGAAAACTGGCTGGCTTTGGAACAAGAAACACCTTTTCAGATACTATCTCTAATACTAAAGGAATAGGTGCTGCTAGAAGATGGATCAAAGCAGAGTTTGATAAAATATCAGCAGACTGTGGTGGCTGTCTAGAAGTGTTTTATCAGAAAGATTATGTGACTAAAAAAATGGGAAGTCGTATTCCTAAGGATGCTTGGGTGGTAAACGTAGTAGCTATTCAACGTGGTTCTAAAAACCCTAATCATATGGTAATGATGAGTGGTGACATTGATTCACGAGCAAGTGATACCATGGATTTCACTACAGATGCTCCTGGAGCAAACGATAATGCCAGTGGTATGGCAGGAACTATTGAAGCAGCAAGGGTATTGAGTAAGCGCAAGTTTAAAAACAGTATTGTTTATGTAGGATTAAGTGGTGAGGAACAAGGACTCTTCGGAGGTAAGGGACTTGCAGAATATGCTCAGAAAAAAGGATGGAATGTCATAGGCTTTTTAAACAACGATATGATAGGAAATATAACGGGTGTCGATGGAGTGACTGATAATCGCGAGTTCAGGATTTTCTCAGAACCTACAGATCCTACAGAAACAGAAAGACAAAGAAATGGAAGACGTTTCTATGGCGGTGAAGTAGACGGAATTTCTAGACAGTTAGCCAGATACATACACAAATCTGTATCACATTATATGCCTGAAATGAAACCGATGATGGTGTATCGATTGGACCGTTTTGGCCGTGGTGGACACCACAGACCTTTTGCTGACCTTGGATTTCCAGGAATACGCATTATGGAAGCACATGAAAATTACACACAACAGCACCAAGACATCAGAACAGAAGACGGCATCAACTATGGAGATGTGGTGGAACATGTCAACTTTCCTTATGCAAAAAAATTAACAGCAGTAAATGCCATCAACCTTGCACAACTGGGTTGGGCTCCTACTCGACCACAAAATGTAAGAATAGGCGGCATTGTAGAAGCTGATGTAAAATTAAAATGGGACCAAGTAAAAGAAGCGGTGGGTTATAAAATCTATTGGCGAGATACTACAAGTCCTACCTGGGACCACTCTCGTTATGTAGGTGATATATCTGAGTTTACTTTAAAAGGTATTGTGATAGACAACTCGTTTTTTGGAGTAGCTGCGGTTGGAAAAGATGGTGTAGAAAGTATGGTGAGTTTTCCTAGTGGTGTTTTTAGATAA
- a CDS encoding mechanosensitive ion channel family protein: MKELLNKFNLEKGFELILEYGIPVLKALAIYIIGGWLISRSVKLTNKFMEARKYEMTLQKFFINIMTWVLWILLIVAIVGTLGIETSGFAAMLAAMGLAIGLALQGSLSNFAGGVLLLLFKPFRVGDTVEVQGITGIVQEIDILQTKVLMFNRKTAIIPNGPLLNGNIINFDTEGILRCETMIGVSYDADIPKTLEILTKLCTDHPLVLKDPAPVVQVSENAGSSINIIVRPYTLPADMWTVHFYLQQNFKPTLDSIGVEIPYPHQVEIRKKE, translated from the coding sequence ATGAAAGAACTACTCAATAAATTTAATTTAGAAAAAGGATTTGAACTGATCCTAGAATACGGAATCCCTGTACTGAAAGCGCTTGCGATATATATCATAGGTGGCTGGCTTATCAGTAGGTCAGTGAAGTTAACCAATAAGTTTATGGAGGCTCGTAAGTATGAAATGACGCTTCAAAAGTTTTTTATTAATATCATGACTTGGGTGCTATGGATTCTACTCATCGTTGCCATTGTAGGAACTCTAGGTATTGAAACCAGTGGTTTTGCAGCAATGCTTGCTGCTATGGGTCTTGCCATAGGTCTTGCCTTGCAGGGATCGCTATCCAATTTTGCCGGCGGTGTCCTTCTTTTATTATTCAAACCGTTTAGGGTAGGCGATACCGTGGAAGTTCAAGGTATTACGGGAATAGTTCAAGAAATTGACATTCTGCAAACCAAGGTGCTGATGTTTAATCGAAAAACAGCCATTATTCCTAACGGCCCCTTGCTCAATGGTAATATTATCAACTTTGATACTGAAGGAATTTTAAGGTGTGAAACTATGATAGGAGTTAGTTATGATGCAGACATCCCTAAAACCTTAGAAATACTTACAAAACTATGTACAGACCATCCTTTAGTACTTAAAGATCCAGCTCCTGTAGTTCAGGTTTCCGAAAATGCTGGCAGTTCTATAAATATTATAGTGAGGCCCTACACCCTTCCAGCTGATATGTGGACCGTCCACTTTTACTTGCAACAAAACTTTAAACCTACACTCGATTCTATAGGCGTTGAGATCCCTTATCCTCATCAAGTAGAAATTCGTAAAAAAGAATAA